From Brevibacillus marinus, a single genomic window includes:
- the fdhA gene encoding formaldehyde dehydrogenase, glutathione-independent yields the protein MAGNRGVVYKGPGRVAVESIDYPELVLKDGPGVHPKNVGRKCEHGVILKVVTTNICGSDQHMVRGRTTAPEGLVLGHEITGEVIEVGRDVEFIKKGDLVSVPFNIACGRCRPCKEQQTHICEHVNPDRAGAAYGYVDMGGWVGGQAEYVMVPYADFQLLRFPDKDQALEKILDLTMLSDIFPTGYHGAVSAGVRPGSTVYVAGAGPVGLAAAHSAQLLGAAVVIVGDLNAERLKQAKSFGCETIDLSQHDNLGEQIEQILGVPEVDAAIDCVGFEAHGHGPNHTEAPATVLNSIMEVTRAGGRLGIPGLYVTGDPGAVDEDAKVGTLKIRFGLGWAKAHTFVTGQTPVMRYHRELMMSILHGKAQIAKAVNATLISLDEAPQGYADFDKGAARKFVIDPHGVVRK from the coding sequence ATGGCAGGGAACAGAGGGGTTGTGTACAAAGGTCCGGGGCGCGTGGCGGTGGAGTCGATTGATTATCCGGAATTAGTGCTGAAGGATGGGCCCGGGGTCCATCCGAAAAACGTCGGGCGGAAGTGCGAACACGGAGTCATTCTGAAAGTGGTGACGACCAACATTTGCGGCAGCGACCAGCACATGGTGCGCGGCCGGACCACCGCGCCGGAGGGACTTGTGCTTGGACATGAGATCACCGGCGAAGTGATCGAGGTCGGCCGGGATGTGGAGTTTATCAAAAAAGGGGATCTGGTCTCCGTCCCGTTTAACATCGCCTGCGGCCGCTGCCGTCCCTGCAAGGAACAACAAACTCATATCTGCGAACATGTCAATCCGGACCGGGCAGGGGCAGCCTACGGATATGTGGACATGGGTGGCTGGGTCGGCGGCCAGGCCGAATACGTCATGGTTCCCTACGCCGATTTTCAGCTGCTGAGGTTCCCGGACAAAGATCAGGCGTTGGAGAAAATTCTCGATTTGACGATGCTCTCCGATATCTTCCCGACCGGATATCACGGTGCGGTCTCGGCAGGGGTGCGGCCGGGGTCCACCGTATACGTGGCGGGCGCCGGTCCGGTGGGATTGGCCGCAGCGCACTCGGCCCAGCTTTTGGGCGCAGCGGTGGTCATCGTCGGCGATCTGAACGCGGAGCGGTTGAAGCAGGCAAAGAGCTTCGGCTGCGAGACGATTGATTTAAGCCAGCACGACAATCTGGGCGAACAAATCGAACAAATCCTCGGGGTGCCGGAGGTGGACGCAGCCATTGACTGCGTGGGATTTGAAGCACATGGACACGGGCCCAACCACACCGAAGCGCCGGCTACCGTTTTGAACTCGATTATGGAGGTTACCCGTGCTGGCGGCCGCCTGGGTATCCCCGGACTCTATGTGACGGGGGATCCCGGCGCTGTCGACGAAGACGCCAAAGTTGGCACGCTCAAGATCCGTTTCGGGTTGGGCTGGGCGAAAGCGCACACCTTTGTGACCGGGCAGACGCCTGTAATGCGTTACCATCGCGAGTTGATGATGTCGATCCTGCATGGCAAAGCCCAGATCGCCAAAGCGGTGAATGCGACGCTGATTTCGCTGGACGAAGCGCCGCAGGGGTACGCCGATTTTGACAAGGGCGCGGCCCGGAAATTTGTGATCGATCCCCACGGAGTGGTGCGCAAGTAA
- a CDS encoding DUF6282 family protein, producing MEINELFQGAYDLHVHTGPDVLPRKLDDLEMTERIRRLGMKGYGIKSHYFVTSARAKLLNQAYPGMNVIGAICLNNSVGGLNPIAVEMAALDGAKIVWMPTFDAENEQRHFRTSKPEKLPHWAKLRQEFAQQGNPLPTISLLEGTELKPEVHEILRIISKYDLVLATGHVGKDEIFALVEAAGKSGVQKIVVTHPSFPSIRLSIAEQKELAQRGAYMEHCFTTPHSHKDTWESIYEQIRAVGPQHCILSSDLGQPTGLYPDEGMQLFVRNLLDNGFRREEIRTMIADNPRRLVEKEG from the coding sequence ATGGAAATCAACGAGCTGTTTCAAGGGGCCTACGACTTGCATGTACATACGGGTCCGGATGTACTGCCGAGGAAACTGGACGATCTGGAAATGACGGAGCGGATTCGGCGGCTGGGGATGAAGGGATACGGCATCAAATCCCACTATTTCGTCACCTCCGCGCGGGCCAAACTGCTCAACCAGGCTTATCCGGGCATGAACGTCATCGGTGCCATCTGTCTGAACAACTCCGTGGGCGGCCTCAATCCGATCGCCGTGGAAATGGCCGCATTGGACGGCGCGAAAATCGTCTGGATGCCCACGTTTGATGCGGAAAACGAACAGCGCCATTTTCGCACGAGCAAACCGGAGAAACTGCCGCACTGGGCGAAGCTGCGCCAGGAATTTGCGCAGCAGGGCAACCCGCTGCCGACCATCAGTCTCTTGGAAGGGACGGAATTGAAACCGGAAGTGCACGAAATTTTGCGGATCATCAGCAAATACGACCTGGTGTTGGCCACGGGACACGTGGGAAAGGATGAGATTTTCGCCTTGGTGGAAGCAGCCGGCAAAAGCGGCGTGCAAAAAATCGTCGTGACGCATCCCAGTTTCCCTTCGATCAGATTGTCCATTGCCGAGCAGAAGGAACTGGCGCAGCGGGGCGCTTACATGGAGCACTGCTTTACCACGCCCCACTCCCATAAGGATACCTGGGAGTCCATCTATGAACAGATTCGCGCGGTGGGGCCGCAGCACTGCATCTTGTCCAGCGATCTCGGCCAGCCGACAGGGCTCTACCCGGATGAAGGGATGCAGCTCTTCGTCCGCAACCTGCTGGACAACGGCTTCCGCCGTGAGGAGATCCGCACCATGATTGCGGACAATCCGCGCCGCCTGGTGGAAAAAGAAGGATAA
- a CDS encoding TRAP transporter large permease, whose product MLIMSLAFFALLLLGVPIAYAMGVSSVAYIFSSANLELFGTAPLRIFQGVQNFGLLAIPLFVFVGELMNSGGITTRLIRFANVVIGHFRGGLAYVNVATNVFLASILGSANAQTAMMSRVMVPAMEKEGYKKEFSSALTVSSALLGPIIPPSLVFIIYGVISETSITKMFLAGIIPGLLLAAGFMILIYITSLREEFPKAERATLKEIGKAFWSVFPALLIPLIILVGILSGVFTATESAAAAALVAFIVGFCIYRELKLAEIPKILLNTALNTAIVTFIFSMAGLSSWILAFERVPNEIGELLVNISDSPIVFLLLLNLILFITGMFIDGIPAMIILVPILLPVATNLGIDPVHFGIIVSINLTIGLITPPVGTALFIASSIGGIRMETLARTLVPFILVACLMLLIITYVPGITLLIPNLFG is encoded by the coding sequence ATGCTGATCATGTCGCTTGCCTTTTTTGCGCTGCTTTTGTTGGGTGTGCCGATCGCCTACGCGATGGGTGTCAGCTCTGTTGCCTACATTTTCTCCAGCGCCAATCTGGAGCTGTTTGGAACGGCTCCCCTGCGCATCTTTCAGGGGGTGCAAAATTTCGGGCTGCTGGCGATTCCGCTGTTTGTCTTCGTGGGGGAACTGATGAACTCCGGAGGAATCACCACCCGGCTGATCCGCTTTGCCAATGTGGTGATCGGGCACTTCCGGGGCGGACTGGCCTATGTAAATGTTGCCACCAATGTTTTTCTCGCCTCGATTTTGGGCTCTGCCAATGCGCAAACGGCGATGATGAGCAGGGTGATGGTGCCGGCGATGGAGAAAGAAGGGTACAAGAAAGAATTCAGCTCGGCCCTCACCGTCTCTTCGGCGCTGCTCGGTCCGATTATTCCGCCCAGTCTGGTCTTCATCATCTACGGTGTGATCAGCGAAACATCCATCACCAAAATGTTTCTCGCGGGAATCATCCCCGGTTTGCTACTGGCAGCCGGTTTTATGATCTTGATCTACATCACGTCGCTGCGGGAAGAATTCCCGAAAGCGGAACGGGCGACGCTGAAGGAGATCGGGAAAGCGTTTTGGTCCGTTTTCCCCGCCTTGTTGATTCCGCTCATCATCCTGGTCGGCATTCTTTCCGGGGTGTTCACGGCTACCGAATCGGCGGCAGCCGCTGCCCTCGTGGCCTTTATCGTGGGATTTTGCATCTACCGCGAACTCAAATTGGCGGAAATTCCCAAGATCCTGCTCAACACCGCGCTGAACACGGCGATCGTCACCTTTATCTTTTCCATGGCCGGGCTATCCAGCTGGATTCTCGCGTTTGAGCGGGTGCCGAACGAAATTGGCGAATTGTTGGTGAACATCTCCGACAGTCCAATCGTCTTCCTGCTGCTGTTGAATCTGATCCTGTTCATCACCGGGATGTTTATCGACGGCATTCCGGCGATGATTATTCTCGTGCCGATTTTGCTGCCGGTAGCGACCAACCTGGGAATCGATCCGGTGCACTTCGGGATTATCGTCTCCATTAACCTGACGATCGGGTTGATCACTCCGCCCGTCGGGACGGCTCTGTTTATTGCCTCATCGATCGGCGGCATTCGCATGGAGACATTGGCCCGGACATTGGTCCCCTTCATTCTCGTCGCCTGTTTGATGCTGCTCATCATCACCTACGTGCCGGGCATCACCCTGCTGATTCCCAATCTGTTTGGTTAA
- a CDS encoding 4-carboxy-4-hydroxy-2-oxoadipate aldolase/oxaloacetate decarboxylase, producing MEKYVVRNIARPDGQLIEQFRQLSVSTVYEAQGKIGLMSSRLRPIIPNAFICGPAVTAVCYAEDNLMIHAAIEVCQPGDVLVVTTIGESSSGMIGELIVTALKQRGVQGVVIDAGIRDVAQIRELGFPIWSKAISPQGTTKAKGGWVNAPAICGGAAVHPGDLILADDDGVVVVRQDDLQTALAASLQRLEKEARTKAKIASGELSLDFYGLREVLRKENVAYYENQSSLKGR from the coding sequence ATGGAAAAGTATGTTGTCCGCAATATTGCGCGGCCTGATGGCCAACTCATCGAGCAGTTCCGACAGCTGAGTGTATCGACCGTGTATGAAGCGCAGGGGAAAATCGGGCTGATGAGCAGCCGGCTCAGACCGATCATCCCGAACGCGTTTATCTGCGGCCCGGCCGTCACCGCCGTTTGTTACGCCGAGGACAACCTGATGATCCATGCGGCGATTGAAGTATGCCAGCCGGGCGACGTCCTCGTGGTCACGACGATCGGCGAAAGCAGCTCCGGGATGATCGGCGAGCTGATCGTCACGGCGCTCAAGCAGCGCGGTGTGCAGGGGGTGGTGATCGACGCCGGGATCCGCGATGTCGCGCAAATTCGCGAGCTTGGCTTCCCGATCTGGAGCAAAGCGATTTCCCCGCAGGGCACGACCAAGGCCAAAGGGGGTTGGGTGAACGCGCCCGCCATTTGCGGCGGAGCTGCGGTTCACCCCGGCGACCTGATTCTCGCCGATGATGACGGGGTGGTGGTGGTTCGCCAGGACGATTTGCAGACAGCCCTCGCGGCTTCGCTGCAAAGATTGGAAAAGGAAGCACGGACCAAAGCGAAAATCGCCAGCGGGGAGCTCAGTCTCGACTTCTATGGGCTGCGTGAGGTGCTGCGCAAGGAAAACGTGGCGTATTACGAAAATCAGTCCTCCCTAAAGGGACGTTGA
- a CDS encoding TRAP transporter small permease, giving the protein MKSVAGLIENVSCLLDRLIVVILQVSVGVLILDLNLAVLFRYLLKLPIVGTQEIALFLLAWITFLGASLSIKHHSMVAVTIVLEKLGKFAKAAQVLIQIVIFLFSLLFLLYGYQWVTSPHVLQIKTSALQLPAWIPYSIVPVSMMITMIFALHNIIRIFSGNAAAGKREEEML; this is encoded by the coding sequence ATGAAATCAGTGGCAGGCTTAATCGAAAATGTGAGCTGTCTGTTGGATCGACTGATCGTTGTGATCCTTCAGGTTAGTGTCGGGGTGCTCATCCTCGACCTGAACTTGGCGGTCTTGTTTCGCTATCTGTTGAAGCTGCCGATTGTCGGGACGCAGGAGATCGCGTTGTTCCTCTTGGCCTGGATCACTTTTTTGGGAGCAAGCTTGAGCATCAAACATCACTCGATGGTGGCGGTCACCATCGTGTTGGAGAAGTTGGGCAAGTTTGCGAAAGCGGCACAGGTGTTGATCCAGATCGTTATTTTCCTGTTCTCGCTGCTGTTTTTGCTGTACGGTTATCAATGGGTAACATCTCCCCATGTGCTGCAGATCAAGACCTCCGCATTGCAGCTCCCGGCTTGGATTCCGTACAGCATCGTGCCCGTATCGATGATGATCACGATGATCTTTGCGCTCCACAACATCATCCGGATTTTTAGCGGGAACGCTGCGGCCGGGAAACGGGAAGAGGAGATGTTGTAA
- a CDS encoding GntR family transcriptional regulator, producing the protein MGGQTEYAFQMIKEKILDGTFKPSQKLTENELANMVGVSRNTIKKALMMLERENLVEVKTNKGAIIKSLTFEEIVNFLEIREVLEGLVARSAVHHLRDEEIAQLGAILQEMKAQLRKRHFAEYSRLNGEFHQVIYTASRNREAVALIHSIKTQLNQIHYRTMLVPGRKQDSYAEHQRIYEALKARQEQAAEAAIKEHVANVRRTVTENFLILA; encoded by the coding sequence ATGGGCGGACAGACGGAATACGCATTTCAGATGATTAAGGAAAAGATTTTGGACGGTACGTTCAAACCCTCGCAAAAACTGACCGAAAACGAGCTGGCCAACATGGTCGGGGTCAGCCGGAACACGATCAAAAAAGCGCTGATGATGCTGGAGCGGGAAAATTTGGTGGAAGTGAAGACGAACAAAGGCGCCATCATCAAATCGTTGACCTTCGAGGAAATCGTCAATTTTTTGGAAATTCGCGAAGTGTTGGAAGGACTCGTGGCCAGGAGCGCGGTGCATCATCTGCGGGATGAGGAGATCGCGCAGTTGGGAGCGATTTTACAAGAGATGAAAGCGCAGCTGCGCAAGCGGCACTTCGCCGAATACTCCCGCTTGAACGGCGAGTTCCACCAGGTGATCTACACTGCCTCGCGAAACAGGGAGGCCGTCGCCTTGATCCACTCCATCAAAACGCAGTTGAATCAGATTCATTACCGGACGATGCTCGTCCCCGGCAGAAAGCAGGATTCATACGCAGAACATCAGCGGATTTACGAAGCGCTGAAGGCGCGGCAGGAGCAAGCGGCGGAAGCAGCGATCAAGGAACACGTGGCCAACGTCCGGCGGACCGTTACGGAGAACTTCTTGATTCTGGCATAA
- a CDS encoding PIG-L deacetylase family protein, translated as MIDQNVNLLVVSAHAADFVWRAGGTIAKYVKHGANVSLVILSYGARGESNDLWNIAGQTMENVKSVRQAEIEAAANCLGVTNYEIWDYEDYHMVITPERMERMVKKIREVRPHHILTHGPRDAFNPDHETVFKYVFDASVQSTSNGVRTEGYPTAKQARLFGFEPHQSEISDFKPDLIIDITETYEQKEAAMQCFKAQQHLIDYYGWKAKLRGNHARRCSGNKEYKYAEAFSRTFPYVGSEFV; from the coding sequence ATGATCGACCAAAATGTGAATTTGCTGGTGGTCAGTGCGCATGCAGCCGATTTTGTGTGGAGGGCGGGGGGCACCATCGCCAAGTACGTGAAACACGGCGCCAACGTCTCCCTCGTCATCCTCAGTTACGGAGCACGAGGCGAATCCAACGACCTGTGGAACATCGCCGGACAAACAATGGAGAACGTGAAATCCGTCCGCCAAGCGGAGATTGAAGCGGCGGCCAACTGTCTCGGCGTGACGAATTACGAAATTTGGGACTATGAAGACTATCACATGGTGATTACGCCGGAGCGGATGGAGCGGATGGTGAAAAAGATCAGGGAAGTCCGGCCGCATCACATCCTCACGCACGGTCCGCGGGACGCTTTTAACCCGGATCATGAAACGGTGTTCAAATACGTGTTTGACGCCAGCGTCCAGTCCACGTCCAACGGCGTGCGGACCGAAGGGTACCCCACCGCCAAGCAGGCGCGGCTGTTCGGTTTTGAGCCGCATCAGTCGGAAATCAGCGACTTCAAACCGGATCTGATCATCGACATCACGGAGACGTACGAGCAGAAGGAAGCGGCGATGCAGTGCTTCAAAGCGCAGCAGCACTTGATCGATTATTACGGCTGGAAGGCCAAACTGCGCGGAAACCACGCCAGAAGATGCTCCGGCAACAAGGAGTACAAGTATGCGGAAGCGTTCAGCAGGACCTTTCCCTACGTGGGGAGTGAATTCGTCTGA
- a CDS encoding aromatic ring-hydroxylating oxygenase subunit alpha, producing MKVKSRFDRTFDRELLQEIKEKLDQGLLPQWLQTDPDIYELEVKHIFSRTWQFLGHESELKQPGDYVTRWMVNDPVLLVKTNSGEIKAFLNSCTHRGTHLCTADFGNKKTFTCPFHGWSFNLDGKLIGIVAGNKVYGEAMDKEEWSLRPIPRVEVYEGLIFGNLDPQAMPLQEYLGGLKWYWDIFLKRSDGGMEVRGMPQRWIVNTNWKCTLENFGGDPYHVPSVHKSTVEMGISPSDPLYSSYGHQVVLEHGHCVNVNVASPGAKQTPYQGLPEEMWPMFERNLTKEQLEIFYKTTVIVGSCFPNLSFHCPIHGSEGHLHNYLTLRVWRPLGPEKIEIWSWFLIDKAAPEELKENAYKGYISSFGPSGTLEMDDTEIWARVVQASKGTMARDRHLSYNNLYNYMMGMGKVEPDTSWPGPGTAYPTCYVDFAFRGIHKYWLELLSQGVE from the coding sequence ATGAAAGTGAAATCGCGCTTTGACCGTACATTCGACCGGGAGCTGCTGCAGGAAATCAAAGAAAAACTGGATCAGGGCCTGCTCCCCCAATGGCTGCAGACCGATCCCGACATTTACGAACTGGAAGTGAAACACATCTTTTCCCGCACGTGGCAGTTTTTGGGCCACGAAAGCGAACTGAAGCAGCCGGGTGACTACGTGACGCGGTGGATGGTGAACGATCCGGTGCTGCTAGTCAAAACCAATTCCGGGGAAATCAAGGCGTTTTTGAATTCCTGCACGCATCGGGGAACCCATTTGTGTACCGCCGACTTCGGCAACAAGAAGACGTTTACCTGTCCGTTCCACGGTTGGAGCTTTAACCTGGACGGCAAATTAATCGGCATCGTCGCGGGCAACAAAGTCTACGGCGAAGCGATGGACAAAGAGGAATGGTCGCTGCGCCCGATCCCGCGGGTGGAGGTCTATGAGGGTCTGATTTTTGGCAATCTGGATCCGCAAGCGATGCCGTTGCAGGAGTATCTGGGCGGCCTGAAGTGGTACTGGGACATTTTCCTCAAGCGCAGTGACGGCGGCATGGAAGTGAGAGGGATGCCGCAGCGCTGGATCGTCAACACCAACTGGAAGTGCACACTGGAAAACTTCGGCGGCGATCCGTATCACGTACCGAGTGTCCATAAATCGACGGTGGAGATGGGGATCAGTCCCAGCGATCCGTTGTACTCCAGCTACGGCCATCAGGTGGTGTTGGAACATGGGCATTGCGTGAATGTCAACGTCGCTTCTCCCGGTGCGAAACAGACGCCCTACCAGGGACTGCCCGAGGAGATGTGGCCGATGTTTGAACGCAACCTGACCAAGGAACAGCTGGAGATTTTCTACAAAACCACCGTCATCGTCGGTTCCTGCTTCCCCAATTTGTCGTTTCATTGTCCGATCCACGGCAGCGAAGGCCATCTGCACAACTACCTGACGCTACGGGTGTGGCGGCCGCTGGGACCGGAAAAAATCGAGATCTGGTCGTGGTTTTTGATCGACAAGGCGGCGCCCGAAGAACTGAAGGAAAACGCGTACAAAGGGTACATTTCCTCGTTTGGTCCATCCGGGACGCTGGAAATGGACGATACGGAAATCTGGGCGCGAGTGGTGCAAGCGAGCAAAGGAACGATGGCCCGGGATCGTCATTTGAGCTACAACAACTTGTACAACTACATGATGGGCATGGGCAAAGTGGAGCCCGACACGTCGTGGCCCGGCCCGGGCACAGCCTATCCGACCTGCTATGTGGATTTTGCCTTCCGCGGCATTCACAAGTATTGGTTGGAGCTGTTGTCCCAAGGCGTGGAGTAA
- a CDS encoding catechol 2,3-dioxygenase, which produces MSEQRELVRHIAHLSHLELLTPRAEESLRFFRDVLGMEEVVRQGQSVYLRGWGQYEQYCLKLTESAQAGIGHTAFRTVSPQALERCAVAIEQSGYGLGWTDGDQGHGRTYAFLDTDGHKFEIYYETEPYQAPPHLRPALKNQPQKYPARGVSVRQLDHVNLLAQQVEPSSRFLQDHLGLRVSEQIVLDNGTTAGSWLYSGQKAYELVYTVDAKNARGRLHHIAFCVDTREDVMRAADVLIEHDLDIEGGPAKHAIQQTIFLYTFEPGGNRIEICSGGYLIFAPDWEPITWTQAERAKGQAWRTPTIASFHTYGTPIVEE; this is translated from the coding sequence GTGAGTGAGCAAAGAGAACTGGTACGCCATATCGCCCATCTGTCGCACTTGGAACTGCTGACACCCCGAGCGGAGGAAAGCCTTCGTTTCTTTCGGGATGTCCTGGGCATGGAAGAAGTGGTGCGGCAGGGGCAGTCGGTCTATCTGCGCGGCTGGGGGCAATATGAACAGTACTGCCTGAAGCTGACGGAATCGGCGCAAGCGGGGATCGGGCATACCGCCTTCCGCACCGTTTCCCCGCAGGCGCTGGAGCGGTGCGCTGTCGCCATTGAACAATCCGGCTACGGTTTGGGCTGGACCGACGGCGATCAGGGGCACGGCAGGACTTACGCTTTTTTGGATACCGACGGGCACAAGTTTGAGATCTATTACGAAACGGAACCGTACCAGGCGCCGCCCCACCTCCGTCCCGCCTTGAAAAATCAGCCGCAGAAATACCCGGCTCGCGGCGTGTCGGTCAGGCAGCTGGATCACGTCAATTTGCTGGCGCAGCAAGTGGAGCCGTCCAGCCGGTTTTTGCAGGATCACCTGGGGTTGCGCGTCAGCGAGCAAATCGTCCTCGATAACGGTACGACGGCCGGATCCTGGCTGTACTCCGGGCAGAAGGCGTATGAACTAGTGTATACCGTCGACGCCAAAAACGCGCGCGGGCGGCTCCATCACATCGCCTTTTGCGTGGACACCCGCGAAGATGTGATGCGGGCGGCCGACGTTCTGATCGAGCACGACCTCGACATCGAGGGCGGCCCGGCCAAACACGCGATTCAGCAGACGATCTTCCTCTATACCTTTGAACCGGGCGGCAACCGGATTGAGATTTGCTCGGGAGGATACCTGATCTTTGCGCCCGATTGGGAACCGATCACCTGGACGCAGGCGGAGCGGGCGAAAGGGCAGGCATGGCGGACGCCCACCATTGCCAGCTTCCATACCTACGGCACGCCGATCGTCGAGGAGTAA
- a CDS encoding TRAP transporter substrate-binding protein — MRRTHPLLGVLVLLLSLILGACGGGSDATAGQQSQAGAETGNSAQEKRTFKVAFSGGQSHVHYKAMEVFKRELEEKSNGRFEVEFYPESTLGTDAEVMNQLKSGSLDMGIVISGELANHSSSFNAWFMPFLFPDAQAAYEMGITEEAKALFDSLPDAGVVSLGYLVIEMRDVLSKDSLIENLDDLQGTNIRVTPSPAIVDFWQTFGANPTPIDFTEIYSAFQTGVINVLDSGPTSIVNGKYHEIGKYYTQTKHMAFTSSGLVSEKVWNEMSADDQQLIQDAFELAQKSNVEVVTTVENESLELMKQGGVTIGTLQVTEEGQRKISEFYDKYTQGDEKIKAFVDKAKQLASQ, encoded by the coding sequence ATGAGAAGAACACACCCCCTTCTCGGTGTGCTGGTATTGCTGCTTTCACTGATCCTCGGGGCCTGCGGCGGCGGTTCGGACGCCACCGCAGGCCAACAAAGCCAAGCGGGCGCGGAGACGGGCAATAGCGCGCAGGAAAAGCGCACGTTTAAAGTGGCGTTCAGTGGAGGACAAAGCCATGTCCACTATAAAGCGATGGAAGTGTTTAAAAGGGAATTGGAGGAAAAATCGAACGGGCGGTTTGAAGTGGAATTCTACCCTGAGTCCACGTTGGGGACCGATGCGGAAGTGATGAACCAATTAAAGTCCGGTTCGCTGGACATGGGCATCGTCATCTCGGGTGAATTGGCCAATCACTCCAGCAGTTTCAACGCCTGGTTCATGCCGTTCCTCTTCCCCGACGCGCAGGCGGCCTATGAGATGGGCATTACCGAAGAGGCAAAAGCGCTGTTTGACAGCCTGCCGGATGCGGGCGTCGTCTCGCTCGGCTACCTCGTCATCGAAATGCGCGATGTTTTGTCAAAGGATTCTTTGATTGAAAATTTGGATGATTTGCAGGGAACCAACATTCGTGTCACCCCCAGTCCCGCGATCGTTGACTTTTGGCAAACGTTCGGGGCCAATCCCACGCCGATTGATTTTACGGAAATCTACAGCGCTTTCCAAACCGGGGTCATCAACGTGCTCGATTCGGGTCCCACCAGCATCGTCAACGGCAAATACCACGAGATCGGCAAGTACTACACGCAAACGAAACACATGGCCTTTACTTCCTCCGGGCTGGTCAGTGAAAAAGTGTGGAACGAAATGTCGGCGGACGATCAGCAGCTGATCCAGGATGCGTTTGAACTGGCGCAGAAAAGCAATGTGGAAGTGGTGACGACCGTCGAAAACGAAAGCCTTGAATTGATGAAACAAGGAGGCGTGACCATCGGAACCTTGCAAGTGACCGAAGAGGGACAAAGGAAAATAAGCGAGTTCTACGACAAGTACACGCAAGGCGATGAAAAAATCAAAGCCTTTGTCGACAAGGCCAAGCAGTTAGCCAGTCAGTAA
- a CDS encoding aromatic-ring-hydroxylating dioxygenase subunit beta, producing the protein MNAELQYEISRFYYQEAYLLDSRKFEEWLELLTDDIRYRMPMRITRENKDGSNILEDMSYFEESKKSLTTRVKRLRTTSAWAEDPAPRTRHLVTNIVIEDGSTEDSLVVRSSFLFLRSRAGDSEMEQLCGERLDVLRKVNNQWKIAARKIIPDQAVLGVMNLSMFL; encoded by the coding sequence ATGAACGCCGAGTTGCAGTATGAAATTAGCCGCTTTTACTACCAGGAAGCGTATTTGTTGGACAGCAGGAAGTTTGAGGAATGGCTGGAGTTGCTGACGGACGACATCCGGTACCGGATGCCGATGCGAATCACCCGCGAAAACAAGGACGGCTCCAATATCCTGGAGGATATGTCCTATTTTGAAGAATCGAAGAAGTCCTTGACCACCCGGGTGAAACGGCTGCGCACCACTTCCGCCTGGGCGGAAGATCCCGCGCCGCGCACCCGCCACTTGGTGACCAACATCGTCATCGAGGACGGCTCAACGGAAGATTCGTTGGTCGTTCGCAGCAGCTTTTTGTTCCTGCGCAGCCGAGCGGGGGACAGCGAGATGGAACAATTGTGCGGCGAGCGCCTGGATGTGCTGCGAAAAGTGAACAACCAGTGGAAAATCGCTGCGCGCAAAATCATCCCCGACCAGGCGGTATTGGGGGTCATGAATCTCAGCATGTTCCTGTAA